In Actinomycetota bacterium, a genomic segment contains:
- a CDS encoding class I SAM-dependent methyltransferase: MPSSSKRLRARASSRAESEPSPIRPAIDAATQELHDREVVERTLRMVRSEYTVMPRFGFHQPIDYDKDSRALAFDLPVWVDGEPLPLPPVAERMGYSADDAEYLRWGASDKALVCAQIEEYLGLQRDLSVLDFGCSSGRVLRHFHQESVELGWKLYGVDIQARTIQWIREHFPSHFVTYTGTTLPILPFPDASLDVVYGFSIFTHIKYNWDMWLMELRRVLKPGGLLIQTFHSEHAWAFYYDHRDEEWVKASHSQLMLDSPEMTDDYFYYGDIGVSQVFWKAEVAREYWSRYFEDVRTLPPPVNSFQDWLVCRKA; this comes from the coding sequence GTGCCATCCAGTTCGAAGAGGCTGCGCGCCCGGGCCAGCAGTAGGGCGGAGTCCGAGCCGAGCCCAATCAGGCCGGCGATAGATGCTGCAACGCAAGAACTGCATGATCGCGAGGTCGTCGAACGCACGCTTCGCATGGTTCGTTCAGAGTACACCGTTATGCCGCGATTCGGCTTCCACCAGCCCATCGACTACGACAAGGACTCGAGGGCATTGGCCTTCGATCTTCCTGTTTGGGTGGATGGTGAGCCTCTGCCACTACCTCCCGTCGCTGAGCGGATGGGTTACTCGGCTGACGATGCGGAGTACTTGAGGTGGGGCGCGAGCGACAAGGCATTGGTTTGTGCGCAGATCGAAGAATACTTGGGGTTGCAACGCGATCTCTCGGTACTCGACTTCGGGTGCTCCTCGGGCCGGGTGCTGCGACACTTCCACCAGGAGTCAGTCGAGCTCGGATGGAAATTGTACGGGGTAGACATTCAAGCAAGAACAATACAATGGATACGGGAACATTTTCCCTCACATTTTGTGACGTACACAGGTACCACGCTTCCGATATTGCCCTTTCCGGACGCATCGCTCGATGTGGTGTACGGATTTAGCATCTTCACTCACATCAAGTACAACTGGGACATGTGGCTAATGGAATTGCGTCGGGTGTTAAAGCCTGGGGGGCTGCTTATCCAAACTTTTCACAGCGAGCATGCATGGGCGTTTTACTATGACCACCGAGATGAGGAGTGGGTCAAGGCCAGTCACTCTCAGCTCATGCTCGATTCTCCGGAAATGACCGACGACTACTTCTACTACGGAGATATCGGCGTCAGTCAGGTGTTCTGGAAAGCAGAGGTAGCGCGCGAATACTGGTCCCGATACTTTGAAGATGTGCGAACTCTGCCGCCGCCCGTCAACTCATTTCAAGATTGGCTAGTTTGTCGCAAGGCCTAG
- a CDS encoding polysaccharide pyruvyl transferase family protein: MPKVVIFGGFGMPNVGDELILQSLANYYSQESEDWQLTAFGGDTSAMSSFLSGSHRIRMCNYLNEHFWTSVRSEASVVDSGVEKLLTAPESHMEPYKHAVLNRALREADVFHIAGGGYLHGGIPHLAASLGYCFEVLQASNPSAVVIATGLTWYGMEGHDFGALAPKTTARLHAALAGSTLVDLRDDLGLNKVERLGMEAQVTCDDLLLWRPPEMCSSPLGEKYALLQVGGSYYDIPGQREVAISSIAQAARLLESSGIRVLPISFCPVDGDSLAVGEVLTKAGIDVPVIEAVALGAEVLSSLFAHAMLGIGTRLHFAVLCHLVGTPVFSIRVNGAFERLRYHYGVVGADGLDNEGDLSDQLAGFVSSCIHEPLVRQPARQNPEVQHALAVKRAGLERALQYA, from the coding sequence ATGCCTAAAGTAGTGATTTTCGGTGGATTTGGAATGCCAAACGTTGGCGACGAATTGATCCTTCAGTCCTTGGCAAACTACTACTCGCAAGAGTCCGAGGATTGGCAACTTACTGCGTTCGGCGGCGATACCTCCGCGATGAGTAGCTTCCTGTCTGGCTCTCATCGCATCCGAATGTGCAATTACCTTAACGAGCACTTCTGGACCTCGGTCCGATCGGAGGCGAGCGTTGTGGACTCCGGCGTTGAAAAATTACTGACTGCCCCGGAAAGTCACATGGAGCCCTATAAGCATGCCGTTCTCAACCGGGCCCTTAGAGAAGCCGACGTTTTTCACATAGCCGGTGGTGGCTATCTCCATGGAGGGATCCCGCATCTGGCTGCATCCCTTGGATACTGCTTCGAAGTGTTGCAAGCTTCGAATCCTTCCGCTGTAGTCATCGCCACTGGCCTAACTTGGTACGGAATGGAAGGGCATGATTTTGGCGCCCTTGCGCCTAAGACAACGGCTCGCCTACATGCCGCATTGGCAGGGTCGACTCTGGTTGATCTCAGAGACGATCTCGGGCTTAACAAGGTCGAGCGCCTTGGAATGGAGGCTCAGGTTACTTGCGATGACTTACTACTCTGGCGCCCGCCAGAGATGTGTAGTTCGCCGCTTGGGGAAAAGTATGCACTGCTTCAAGTAGGAGGCTCTTACTACGACATTCCGGGCCAGCGCGAGGTTGCTATCAGCTCCATCGCTCAGGCGGCCCGGCTACTTGAAAGTTCCGGGATCAGAGTCCTTCCAATCTCATTTTGTCCTGTAGACGGCGACTCACTAGCCGTGGGAGAGGTGCTCACAAAGGCAGGGATAGATGTGCCGGTGATCGAGGCGGTAGCTCTGGGAGCTGAAGTCTTATCCAGCCTCTTCGCCCACGCAATGTTGGGGATTGGAACGCGACTTCACTTTGCAGTCTTGTGTCATCTGGTAGGCACGCCAGTCTTCTCGATTAGAGTCAACGGCGCTTTCGAAAGACTGCGTTACCACTACGGCGTTGTAGGAGCCGACGGACTCGATAACGAGGGTGACTTGTCAGATCAACTCGCCGGCTTTGTGTCGAGCTGTATACACGAGCCGTTGGTGCGACAGCCCGCGCGGCAAAACCCGGAGGTGCAGCACGCTCTTGCCGTGAAGAGAGCTGGCCTTGAGCGGGCGCTACAGTATGCGTGA
- a CDS encoding glycosyltransferase has translation MKVLLAGDSLFSSTGGGQRFYEVQVRKNPDIQFFALSGGETRRRGSSALPRNLRFVPLFGANRQSVVDGSLDNLLIEGKPILQGKAHDIAFLMDMAASVAGMEFDVVDIPDYLPFSALLPAILRSFDVKVGKFALSMHGTLSMGLTDNWDNNSIELTALRQFEDLLYRSVDVRYAISKRYLDSWTKTTGLGGVLVDPGVSIYLPSEEEKAKKTGSRERQPVVPTLDGAPELCFVGRQEKWKGPDIFVEFCSRLPQNLFSGFKVIGPDVSINGVSSHNEVGKLADRRGLPLAKHEVASREMRDWYSTERKVVMLPSRVDTFNLVALEALLAGCPTIVSIECGVVDYLDEHYPGIPFIRFDPEDMMNSYEAVVDLAVNYDLHKAALLEYLSSIEKSDGHQAGLVDAYAVPLDFDAAARSSIDDIWLAVLASFEHWVNQAIDNLEQVSLERFQACLPGYESSRLTDDFVSRQHSAAVALDAISTSARRSEFVAIESLIGGNSRLLNTMSFEFNRANLFRLLARFELGRGNDLLFATYMCRVMRLTGGISAQTLQDVTSILINRGMREEARVLALLSEGNQEDIFDYLQARRSIDFSPPVAQLQTVHDTRIDSNPKVSVIVSVYNAAPLVAAFLRELARQSPDVLANSEYVFVDSNSTDDSAAVLKRELTEGAGKNLSALVVTTPDRETIQRAWNRGIGLARGEYVSFLGVDETVRPDAYAILAKHLDENPNVDWVQGNVTVTEVNERGSFVKDVMPYIRTFEMQEMHYLDSCYIGFVGALYRKSVHERFGLYDDSFSGAGDTEFKNRILPFITVETIPEMLGTYLNYPAERTTASPAVELEDLRAWYVYRSPGGVRYLFDDADSEDVAALLLMCLGYRKTYLDFTCTDAELATSIVAYATDWLEEPNSTVENWKSAVWFMLQACQRADDLQTTNLTRGVEGARLINGAMEWVWNALAEAQQGMGGHGARAFEILNDNRWQQHHWIWPSVPSNWAIPEIHATTSPKPLTLSDVLASVVLGLGTREGDIRVDLGDSGLARTVDLWDSLDLLLVTSNLESTDPELINALTAEGNLTVVLLETDSLTLNSHAIYSPSLVRVNAARIRQVGMLLEAARVVAVAPETHSSPVANFHFDLSSQTVEVILNASLVGVPLVLSQEAAAALNARMGLTAMDGFHGSLDLASFVVELATLVGSAQARESSSRSSFRVASTVVALGKVKLSSRIQERLDRMEWTEYSVSEQDFDEDFYMATYPDVLEAIESGLFTGAWEHFQTFGRSERRVFRLLGRSS, from the coding sequence GTGAAGGTACTTCTCGCTGGAGATTCGCTGTTCTCGAGCACTGGGGGCGGCCAACGCTTCTATGAAGTCCAAGTCCGCAAAAACCCCGACATTCAATTCTTCGCACTCTCTGGTGGTGAAACCAGACGGCGCGGTAGCTCGGCGTTACCGAGAAATCTGCGATTTGTACCCCTCTTTGGTGCCAATAGGCAAAGTGTTGTCGATGGCTCGTTGGATAACTTGCTTATCGAAGGTAAGCCGATTCTTCAGGGCAAAGCGCATGACATCGCATTCTTGATGGACATGGCAGCGTCTGTGGCGGGCATGGAGTTTGACGTTGTCGATATCCCTGACTATCTCCCCTTCTCAGCGCTTCTTCCAGCGATTCTGCGCTCCTTCGACGTGAAAGTTGGAAAGTTCGCTTTGTCCATGCACGGCACTCTGAGCATGGGCTTAACGGATAACTGGGATAACAACTCAATCGAGTTGACCGCACTTCGCCAGTTCGAAGATCTGCTTTATCGCAGTGTTGATGTGCGCTACGCCATTAGCAAGCGCTACCTCGACAGTTGGACGAAGACGACTGGGCTTGGTGGAGTGCTGGTCGACCCGGGCGTATCCATCTATTTACCAAGTGAGGAAGAAAAGGCGAAAAAGACAGGTTCGCGCGAACGCCAACCCGTCGTGCCTACTCTGGATGGTGCACCAGAACTGTGTTTCGTTGGACGCCAAGAGAAGTGGAAAGGCCCCGACATATTCGTTGAGTTCTGCTCGCGACTCCCACAAAATCTCTTCTCTGGATTCAAGGTCATCGGTCCGGACGTTTCCATCAATGGAGTAAGTTCACACAATGAGGTTGGAAAACTAGCCGATCGACGAGGCTTGCCACTTGCGAAGCACGAAGTGGCCTCACGTGAAATGCGTGACTGGTATTCAACTGAACGCAAAGTAGTGATGCTTCCCTCGCGGGTTGATACGTTCAATCTCGTCGCCTTGGAAGCTCTGCTGGCCGGATGCCCGACTATTGTCAGTATCGAATGCGGGGTCGTGGATTACTTAGATGAGCACTACCCAGGGATTCCATTCATAAGATTTGATCCCGAAGACATGATGAATTCATACGAAGCCGTAGTGGACCTTGCGGTCAACTACGACCTTCATAAGGCTGCCCTCTTGGAATATTTGTCGTCTATTGAGAAGTCTGACGGACATCAAGCGGGACTAGTTGATGCCTATGCAGTTCCGCTTGACTTCGATGCGGCCGCGCGCTCCTCAATTGATGATATTTGGCTCGCCGTTCTTGCATCATTTGAGCATTGGGTCAATCAAGCCATTGACAATCTGGAGCAGGTGTCTCTCGAGCGCTTTCAGGCATGCTTGCCGGGGTACGAATCCTCGCGGCTCACCGATGACTTTGTGTCACGTCAACATTCAGCCGCAGTAGCGCTGGATGCGATTAGCACCTCTGCGAGGCGATCGGAATTCGTGGCGATCGAGTCACTCATAGGTGGGAACTCGAGGCTATTGAACACGATGTCTTTCGAATTTAATCGTGCAAATCTATTTCGATTGCTGGCACGCTTCGAACTTGGCCGCGGAAACGACTTGCTGTTCGCGACCTATATGTGCCGCGTGATGCGCTTGACCGGCGGAATCTCGGCTCAGACCTTACAAGACGTCACGTCGATTCTAATTAACCGTGGAATGCGCGAAGAGGCGCGTGTGCTCGCTCTCCTGAGTGAGGGCAATCAAGAGGATATTTTTGATTACCTTCAAGCTCGACGAAGCATTGACTTCAGCCCTCCAGTCGCCCAACTTCAAACCGTTCATGACACACGGATCGATAGCAACCCCAAGGTCTCGGTCATCGTTTCTGTGTACAACGCTGCACCACTCGTTGCGGCATTTCTTCGTGAGTTGGCCCGTCAGTCGCCTGACGTGCTCGCGAACTCGGAATACGTGTTCGTCGATAGCAATTCGACAGACGACTCGGCGGCGGTGCTGAAGCGCGAATTGACCGAAGGCGCGGGCAAGAATCTCAGCGCCTTGGTCGTCACAACCCCGGACCGCGAGACAATTCAGAGGGCTTGGAATCGAGGCATTGGTCTAGCTCGCGGGGAGTATGTTTCCTTCCTCGGTGTCGATGAGACCGTCCGTCCAGATGCATACGCGATTCTGGCGAAGCATTTGGACGAAAACCCAAATGTGGATTGGGTCCAAGGCAACGTCACAGTCACAGAGGTAAATGAGCGAGGCTCATTTGTGAAGGATGTCATGCCGTACATACGCACTTTCGAGATGCAGGAGATGCACTATCTCGATAGTTGCTACATCGGCTTCGTGGGAGCTCTCTATCGCAAGTCGGTGCATGAGCGCTTCGGACTGTACGATGATAGTTTTAGCGGTGCTGGCGACACCGAGTTTAAGAATCGGATCTTGCCCTTCATTACAGTTGAAACTATTCCAGAGATGCTCGGCACGTATCTAAACTATCCCGCAGAGCGGACTACCGCGAGCCCTGCCGTCGAACTCGAAGACCTTCGCGCATGGTACGTCTATCGCTCACCAGGGGGTGTGCGCTACCTGTTCGATGATGCGGACTCCGAAGACGTGGCTGCCCTTCTGCTTATGTGCCTTGGCTATCGAAAGACATATCTCGATTTCACATGCACCGATGCGGAACTGGCAACGTCAATCGTGGCCTACGCAACTGACTGGTTGGAAGAACCGAATTCCACAGTTGAGAACTGGAAGAGCGCAGTTTGGTTCATGTTGCAAGCGTGTCAGCGAGCCGATGACCTTCAAACGACAAATCTGACCCGAGGTGTCGAAGGAGCTCGACTCATCAACGGAGCGATGGAATGGGTGTGGAACGCGCTCGCGGAAGCTCAGCAAGGTATGGGCGGCCATGGGGCGCGAGCCTTCGAAATTTTGAACGACAACAGATGGCAGCAACATCATTGGATCTGGCCTTCTGTTCCCTCGAATTGGGCAATTCCTGAGATACATGCCACGACTTCACCCAAGCCACTGACTCTTTCGGATGTCTTAGCATCCGTCGTCCTAGGATTGGGGACACGGGAGGGTGACATTCGCGTCGACCTTGGAGACTCGGGTCTAGCACGAACAGTTGATTTGTGGGACAGTTTGGACTTGCTCCTGGTGACGAGCAACCTCGAAAGCACGGATCCCGAATTGATCAATGCTTTGACAGCAGAAGGCAATTTGACTGTCGTACTTCTCGAGACGGATTCGTTGACACTGAATTCTCATGCGATCTACTCACCATCCTTGGTACGAGTTAATGCTGCAAGAATTCGTCAGGTCGGGATGCTTCTGGAGGCCGCTCGAGTTGTTGCTGTCGCGCCAGAGACGCATTCATCGCCAGTTGCTAACTTCCACTTCGATCTGAGCAGCCAAACGGTGGAGGTTATTCTCAATGCGAGTCTCGTTGGGGTCCCCTTGGTGTTGAGCCAAGAGGCAGCGGCAGCTTTAAATGCACGTATGGGGCTAACTGCTATGGACGGATTCCATGGAAGCCTTGATCTGGCGAGTTTTGTAGTTGAACTGGCTACTCTTGTTGGCTCGGCGCAGGCGAGAGAATCGTCAAGCCGAAGTAGTTTTAGAGTCGCGAGCACCGTTGTAGCACTTGGCAAGGTCAAGTTGTCGTCCCGAATTCAAGAACGTCTGGATCGAATGGAGTGGACCGAGTACTCGGTCTCAGAGCAAGATTTCGACGAGGATTTCTACATGGCGACCTACCCCGATGTCTTGGAGGCAATCGAGAGTGGGCTATTCACAGGCGCTTGGGAGCACTTTCAGACATTTGGCCGGTCAGAACGTCGAGTGTTCCGTCTCTTAGGGAGAAGCAGTTAG